One Candidatus Nanopelagicales bacterium DNA window includes the following coding sequences:
- the typA gene encoding translational GTPase TypA yields the protein MPSREDLRNVAIIAHVDHGKTTLVDAMLWQSGAFRENQDVNDRVMDSMDLEREKGITILAKNTSVHYTGPGAPEGGVTFNIIDTPGHADFGGEVERGLEMVDGVVLLVDASEGPLPQTRFVLRKALQKGLPVVLVINKVDRPDSRIGAVVDEAYELFLDLDATEAQIEFPIIYTSAKAGRASLTRPADGGMPEEENLEPLFKVLLETVPAPQYIEGAPLQAHVTNLDASPYLGRLALCRVHQGNIKKGQQVSWMKTDGTIERAKVVELMMTENLSRVVVESAGPGDIIAVAGIPEITIGETLGDPENPIPLPVITVDEPSISMTIGINTSPLAGKSGKKLTASMVKQRLEQELVGNVSIRMNNTERPDTWEIQGRGELQLAILVEMMRREDFELTVGKPQVVTRIIDGKKCEPMEKLSIDIPEDYLGVVTQLMALRKGRMEQMVNHGTGWVRMDYIVPARGLIGFRTEFLTETRGTGLLHHVFDRYEPWHGELRTRPTGSLIADRTGPTTAFALANLQERGTMFIGPGTDVYEGMIVGENSRQDDMDVNPTKEKKLTNMRSSAGDILVPLIPHKQLSLEQALEFCREDECVEITPSSVRIRKVLLTQVDRARAGRKPKN from the coding sequence GTGCCAAGCAGAGAAGATCTTCGTAACGTAGCCATTATCGCCCACGTCGACCACGGCAAAACCACGCTTGTGGATGCCATGTTGTGGCAGTCGGGTGCCTTCCGTGAGAACCAAGACGTGAATGACCGCGTCATGGACTCCATGGACCTCGAGCGCGAAAAGGGCATCACGATCCTCGCGAAGAACACCTCGGTGCACTACACCGGTCCGGGTGCTCCAGAGGGCGGCGTCACCTTCAACATCATCGACACCCCAGGTCACGCTGACTTCGGTGGCGAAGTTGAGCGCGGTCTTGAAATGGTCGATGGCGTGGTGCTGCTCGTTGACGCATCTGAAGGTCCACTTCCTCAGACCCGCTTCGTGCTTCGCAAGGCCTTGCAAAAAGGCCTGCCTGTTGTGCTCGTGATCAACAAGGTTGACCGTCCCGACTCCCGCATTGGCGCAGTCGTCGATGAGGCCTATGAACTCTTCCTTGATCTTGATGCAACGGAAGCTCAGATCGAATTCCCAATCATTTACACCAGCGCTAAGGCTGGTCGCGCTTCATTGACGCGCCCAGCAGATGGCGGCATGCCAGAAGAAGAAAACCTCGAGCCGCTGTTCAAGGTGCTTCTTGAAACAGTGCCAGCTCCTCAATACATCGAAGGTGCGCCACTTCAGGCACATGTCACCAACCTTGACGCATCCCCTTATCTCGGTCGCTTGGCTCTTTGCCGCGTTCACCAGGGCAATATCAAAAAGGGTCAGCAAGTGTCTTGGATGAAGACCGACGGCACCATTGAGCGTGCCAAGGTTGTTGAACTCATGATGACCGAGAACCTTTCTCGCGTTGTCGTTGAAAGCGCAGGCCCAGGCGACATCATCGCCGTGGCTGGTATTCCTGAAATCACCATTGGCGAGACCCTTGGTGATCCAGAAAACCCAATCCCACTTCCCGTGATCACTGTTGATGAGCCATCAATCTCGATGACCATCGGTATCAACACATCACCGCTTGCTGGCAAGAGCGGCAAGAAGCTCACAGCAAGCATGGTCAAGCAGCGTCTTGAGCAAGAACTTGTCGGCAACGTTTCGATCCGCATGAACAACACCGAGCGTCCAGATACTTGGGAAATTCAAGGTCGTGGCGAACTTCAGCTCGCGATCCTTGTTGAAATGATGCGTCGCGAAGACTTCGAACTCACGGTTGGTAAGCCACAGGTCGTTACCCGCATCATCGACGGCAAGAAGTGCGAACCAATGGAGAAGTTGTCCATTGACATTCCTGAGGATTACCTCGGTGTTGTCACCCAGCTCATGGCGCTTCGTAAGGGTCGCATGGAGCAAATGGTGAACCACGGCACTGGCTGGGTTCGCATGGATTACATCGTTCCTGCACGTGGCTTGATTGGTTTCCGTACCGAGTTCCTAACCGAAACTCGCGGCACCGGATTGCTGCACCATGTGTTTGATCGTTACGAGCCATGGCACGGTGAATTGCGTACCCGGCCAACCGGTTCGCTCATCGCGGACCGCACGGGCCCAACAACGGCCTTCGCACTTGCAAACTTGCAGGAGCGCGGCACGATGTTTATCGGACCAGGCACCGATGTTTACGAAGGCATGATTGTTGGTGAAAACTCACGTCAAGACGATATGGATGTGAACCCAACGAAGGAAAAGAAGCTCACCAACATGCGTTCATCTGCAGGTGACATTCTCGTTCCGCTCATTCCTCATAAGCAGCTTTCACTTGAGCAGGCACTTGAGTTCTGTCGCGAAGATGAGTGTGTAGAAATCACGCCATCAAGCGTGCGTATTCGCAAGGTGCTGTTGACTCAGGTTGATCGCGCTCGCGCTGGACGCAAGCCAAAGAACTAA
- the dapC gene encoding succinyldiaminopimelate transaminase yields the protein MGKAHQLPDFPWDLLAPYAQHAATHPSGVVDLSVGTPVDPTPQIIQDALIEAANAPGYPTTVGTLDLRESCAAWMTRILGATVEPTAILPTIGSKEFVAWLPTLLGLGPDDHIVIPKVAYPTYAVGAALCGARVTATDEPELIDDATLIWLNTPGNPTGHVLSAERMRTIVEHARKIGAIVASDECYYELAWTQEPVSILNPSVCDDNTQGLLAVHSLSKRSNFAGYRFGFTAGDPAIIKQLLEVRKHGGLMVPAPVQHAAAVAYADDAHVAVQRERYRARRELLKNALESAGFTIDDSAAGLYLWATRGEPCWDTVAWFADRGVVVTPGDFYGVAGANHVRIALTGTDEAIGQVPSRLAM from the coding sequence ATGGGCAAGGCCCATCAACTTCCAGATTTCCCTTGGGATCTTCTGGCGCCTTACGCGCAGCATGCGGCAACGCACCCAAGCGGAGTCGTTGATCTTTCCGTTGGAACTCCCGTTGATCCAACGCCGCAGATCATTCAAGATGCCTTGATTGAAGCAGCCAATGCACCCGGTTACCCGACCACTGTTGGCACTTTAGATTTGCGTGAATCTTGCGCGGCTTGGATGACTCGCATTTTGGGTGCAACCGTTGAGCCAACTGCAATTTTGCCGACCATTGGCTCAAAAGAGTTCGTTGCTTGGTTGCCGACCTTGCTTGGCCTTGGTCCTGATGATCACATTGTGATTCCGAAAGTTGCATACCCAACGTATGCAGTTGGTGCAGCGCTTTGTGGAGCTCGCGTCACTGCAACTGACGAGCCAGAGCTCATTGATGACGCAACCTTGATTTGGTTGAACACGCCAGGTAATCCCACGGGCCACGTGCTTTCTGCTGAGCGGATGCGAACCATCGTTGAGCATGCTCGCAAGATTGGCGCGATTGTTGCCAGTGACGAGTGTTACTACGAATTGGCATGGACCCAAGAGCCTGTTTCGATCTTGAATCCATCGGTGTGCGATGACAACACCCAAGGCTTACTTGCCGTGCATTCACTTTCTAAGCGTTCTAACTTCGCCGGATATCGCTTTGGTTTCACGGCAGGGGATCCAGCGATCATCAAGCAGCTGCTGGAAGTGCGTAAGCACGGCGGATTGATGGTGCCAGCTCCGGTGCAGCATGCCGCAGCAGTGGCTTATGCCGACGATGCTCATGTAGCGGTTCAGCGCGAGCGTTACCGAGCCCGTCGGGAACTCTTGAAGAATGCCCTGGAATCAGCTGGCTTCACCATTGACGACAGCGCTGCCGGGCTGTACCTCTGGGCAACTCGAGGGGAACCCTGCTGGGACACCGTTGCTTGGTTTGCAGATCGGGGCGTGGTGGTGACTCCTGGCGACTTTTATGGAGTAGCTGGGGCAAACCACGTGCGTATTGCACTGACCGGAACGGATGAGGCTATTGGCCAAGTTCCGTCCCGCCTAGCTATGTGA
- a CDS encoding VanW family protein, protein MTQERHWHWSVLKSRRSLIIGGSVIGALVLLYVIALISVGSGIPRGTTVMGTSIGGMSEADARSVLEKEFATQSKKPITVTSGRKTFDIVPAEAGLAFDVDATLTQAAEHTYNPFALVGNFFTRRALDPVVLVDSDSLKAQVDGIATVVDHPAVEPTIDMKGLEAVEVAGQSGKEIDRNAAAAAITQAFATGNDQVRVVPAESKPTVSDAALAAAKSQAQQAVSGPVYVTTGAIRAKVGKRVIARSLSFGAENGALVPVLDGAILHKAVASALEPVETAGRSAYFTEANGKVSVVPGKVGKGVSDEDLAAAVGSVLDKNPPARVAPVTVGVREPALSTQAAQDLGVTARLSSFTQNFPYAAYRKQNIGEAARRVNGTVVMPGETYSMNDTMKERTVANGYTVGFVIGQGGIFAQELGGGVSTATTTTWTAAFYAGMEPVQVIAHSIYISRYKAGLEATVAWGIFDMKFKNPYDTPVYLQASATSTSVTVSFWGVPVYSDIKADFGPRRDIKPFKTIYDESKTCLGQGGMEGFTIDVDRVFYKDGVEVKRQTITTRYKPSPEVICGKEKPKKPGTQFGPTPAPSGTGATPAPSKSPTKSPSKAPTVTPGGGDAAPARS, encoded by the coding sequence GTGACTCAAGAGCGCCACTGGCATTGGTCGGTGCTGAAGTCTCGTCGGTCCCTCATTATTGGTGGCTCTGTCATCGGTGCATTGGTGCTGTTGTACGTCATCGCATTGATTTCTGTTGGATCAGGTATTCCTCGGGGCACCACAGTGATGGGTACTTCGATTGGTGGCATGTCAGAGGCCGACGCCCGATCAGTGCTCGAAAAGGAATTCGCAACTCAATCCAAGAAGCCGATCACTGTCACAAGTGGCCGTAAGACTTTCGACATCGTCCCTGCGGAAGCCGGTCTGGCCTTCGATGTCGATGCCACATTGACTCAAGCGGCAGAGCACACGTACAACCCATTCGCATTGGTAGGAAACTTTTTCACGCGCCGCGCACTTGATCCAGTGGTGCTCGTTGATAGCGATTCTTTGAAGGCTCAGGTTGATGGCATCGCAACAGTTGTTGACCATCCTGCAGTTGAACCAACGATTGACATGAAGGGCTTGGAAGCCGTTGAAGTCGCTGGTCAGTCCGGTAAAGAAATTGATCGCAACGCTGCAGCCGCCGCAATTACTCAAGCTTTCGCCACGGGTAATGACCAGGTGCGCGTGGTTCCAGCCGAATCAAAGCCAACGGTCAGTGATGCTGCGCTCGCTGCAGCGAAGTCACAAGCTCAACAAGCAGTGAGCGGTCCTGTTTATGTCACGACTGGTGCGATCAGAGCCAAGGTCGGCAAGCGCGTGATTGCTCGTTCGTTGAGTTTCGGTGCTGAAAATGGTGCTCTCGTACCCGTTCTCGATGGAGCGATCTTGCACAAGGCGGTTGCAAGTGCACTAGAACCTGTTGAAACAGCTGGACGATCGGCGTACTTCACTGAAGCCAACGGCAAAGTCTCGGTAGTTCCTGGAAAAGTTGGCAAAGGCGTTTCGGATGAAGATCTCGCAGCAGCTGTTGGGAGCGTGCTTGATAAGAATCCACCTGCACGCGTTGCTCCAGTAACTGTTGGCGTTCGCGAACCAGCGCTATCTACGCAAGCAGCTCAAGACCTTGGAGTCACTGCACGGCTTTCGTCTTTCACTCAAAACTTCCCATATGCCGCGTACCGCAAACAAAACATCGGTGAGGCCGCGCGACGAGTAAATGGCACGGTAGTGATGCCAGGCGAAACCTATTCAATGAACGACACCATGAAAGAGCGCACGGTTGCCAATGGTTACACCGTTGGTTTCGTGATTGGCCAGGGCGGAATCTTCGCTCAAGAACTCGGGGGTGGTGTTTCAACTGCAACCACCACCACCTGGACTGCTGCGTTTTACGCAGGCATGGAGCCGGTGCAAGTGATTGCGCATTCGATCTATATTTCGCGTTACAAGGCAGGTTTGGAAGCAACGGTTGCCTGGGGAATCTTCGATATGAAGTTCAAGAATCCATATGACACACCTGTGTATCTCCAGGCTTCCGCCACAAGCACTTCCGTCACTGTTTCGTTCTGGGGTGTACCTGTCTACAGCGATATCAAGGCCGATTTCGGTCCGCGTCGAGATATCAAGCCGTTCAAGACCATTTATGACGAGTCAAAAACCTGTCTCGGGCAAGGTGGGATGGAGGGCTTCACGATCGATGTTGATCGTGTCTTTTATAAGGATGGCGTTGAAGTCAAACGCCAAACCATCACCACCAGGTACAAGCCATCTCCTGAAGTGATCTGTGGCAAAGAAAAGCCAAAGAAGCCTGGAACGCAATTCGGGCCGACTCCGGCACCTTCAGGTACCGGGGCAACTCCAGCACCTTCAAAGTCACCAACCAAGAGTCCATCGAAGGCACCAACAGTCACTCCAGGTGGCGGCGATGCGGCTCCTGCGAGGTCTTAG
- a CDS encoding DUF6113 family protein, translating into MKQFLRYLAVIAAGLLIGLIGAFIQADRLVINVPWGLLVVPWGMVVVIVVLALAIRGGAWLVMSRWGAMTLFMGWILATIVMAGESPSGDLALSGGGRQWVYLLSGVVIGAAATTFPVLIPHQPEPAH; encoded by the coding sequence GTGAAGCAGTTTCTGCGCTACCTCGCTGTGATCGCGGCGGGGTTACTCATCGGCTTGATCGGTGCCTTTATTCAGGCTGATCGCTTGGTTATCAATGTTCCTTGGGGATTACTCGTTGTGCCCTGGGGCATGGTGGTCGTGATCGTCGTTCTTGCCTTGGCGATTCGCGGTGGGGCATGGCTGGTAATGAGCCGTTGGGGTGCAATGACGCTCTTTATGGGTTGGATTCTTGCCACCATAGTGATGGCAGGAGAAAGCCCGTCCGGTGATTTAGCCCTGTCAGGTGGCGGTCGTCAGTGGGTCTACCTACTGAGCGGTGTTGTGATTGGTGCAGCTGCAACAACGTTTCCGGTGTTGATCCCTCACCAACCAGAACCAGCCCACTAA
- the mshB gene encoding N-acetyl-1-D-myo-inositol-2-amino-2-deoxy-alpha-D-glucopyranoside deacetylase, with protein MTQRLLLVHAHPDDESIATGITMAKYASAGTQVTLVTCTLGEEGEILLPDVAHLAADKDDRLGEHRQQELAAAMKELGITDWRLLGGPGRFRDSGMIGTPPNEKPECFWRADLLDASIELVKVIRETQPQVAITYDDFGSYGHPDHLQAHRVTHYAAMLAAVPGFKPELGEPWKVQKIYWTAMSKQVLRDGITALRAAGETTGFAELDPDDLPFATDDALITTEISAPEFLKAKMDALRAHATQVAVDGGFFALSNNLGSQVFGTEYYRLAEGTLGELVDGREHDLFSGVTE; from the coding sequence GTGACCCAGCGACTCCTCCTTGTCCATGCGCATCCAGATGACGAATCAATTGCCACCGGAATCACGATGGCCAAGTACGCCTCTGCTGGTACCCAGGTGACCTTGGTGACCTGCACCTTGGGCGAGGAAGGCGAAATCCTCCTGCCTGACGTGGCTCATTTAGCGGCGGATAAAGATGACCGGCTAGGTGAGCATCGCCAACAAGAACTTGCCGCAGCAATGAAGGAATTGGGTATCACCGATTGGCGTTTGCTCGGCGGGCCTGGGCGCTTCCGTGACTCAGGAATGATCGGCACGCCTCCAAACGAAAAGCCAGAATGTTTTTGGCGAGCAGACCTTCTTGACGCCTCCATTGAACTGGTGAAAGTTATTCGGGAGACGCAGCCCCAGGTTGCCATCACCTACGACGATTTCGGCTCCTATGGGCACCCTGATCATTTGCAGGCGCATCGCGTGACTCATTACGCAGCGATGCTCGCTGCTGTTCCTGGATTCAAGCCGGAACTCGGTGAGCCATGGAAGGTCCAGAAGATCTACTGGACTGCGATGTCCAAGCAGGTGTTGAGAGATGGCATCACTGCCCTTCGTGCAGCAGGCGAGACGACAGGCTTTGCAGAGCTAGATCCTGATGATCTTCCGTTCGCGACGGATGATGCTTTGATCACTACGGAAATATCAGCACCTGAATTCTTGAAAGCGAAGATGGATGCGCTGCGTGCGCATGCCACACAGGTCGCCGTCGACGGTGGCTTTTTTGCCCTGTCAAATAACCTGGGATCTCAAGTGTTTGGCACTGAGTACTACCGCCTGGCAGAAGGAACACTCGGAGAACTCGTTGATGGACGTGAGCATGACCTGTTTTCTGGTGTCACCGAGTGA
- a CDS encoding alpha/beta fold hydrolase: MSTDATAETYPRQRARTRGFQLGRPRNFHLISDRVLFIRSASGNDAAGSLWALDLNSGAETCLVDVRTDIPSSDGDELPAAEKARRERMREVTGGITAYSVDSAGTFAAFAVNGIPFIVDLANNSVRAIAAPGPVVDPRINHAGTAVAYVIERSLYVTDIATDCATCIAAATHEHETWGLADFVAAEELARYRGFWWLPESEGSLLVECFDESNVNEWWIADPAQPGNEPQSRRYPAAGTANAVVELWVINANGERKQVIWDLDAFPYLATVTPSKFGTVLELLNREQNLVSIQLLNSQTGELTELQRRSDAAWVDVMSGVPCLDREQQLIEIVNDVSSDTYRLTRADEFVTPAGLQVRALIDHDTTSAVVAASREATTQALYRVNFESGVMTALTDEQSWSTGVVSGDTSVIVQADALKPHTTFTALNVDKPHVIANHAETPNINVRPHYVQAGERSLETCVLWPTGHVAGSKKLPVILSPYGGPHGQRVMRNAAAFTTEQWFADQGFAVIVTDNRGTPGRGPAWERAVHNDLATFPVADQVDALLALAQEQRDLDITRVGIRGWSFGGYLAALALMERPDIFSAAVAGAPVTDWALYDTAYTERYLGTPQGNPSAYASTSLLNKADTLEKPLLLIHGLADDNVFAAHTLQLSSALLAAGKSHSVVPLSGVTHMTPQEIVAENLLRLEVEFFRSHLGD; the protein is encoded by the coding sequence GTGAGCACCGACGCGACTGCCGAGACTTATCCACGCCAGCGCGCCCGCACGCGCGGCTTCCAGCTTGGCCGTCCGCGCAATTTCCATCTGATCAGCGATCGAGTCCTGTTTATCCGGAGCGCATCGGGAAATGATGCGGCTGGCTCACTGTGGGCACTTGACCTCAATTCAGGTGCCGAAACCTGCCTCGTTGATGTGCGTACCGATATCCCGAGCAGTGACGGCGATGAGCTTCCCGCAGCTGAAAAAGCTCGCCGTGAACGCATGCGCGAGGTCACCGGTGGCATCACTGCCTATAGCGTTGATTCAGCCGGGACATTCGCGGCCTTTGCGGTTAACGGCATTCCATTCATCGTTGACCTTGCGAACAATTCCGTTCGCGCAATTGCTGCGCCCGGACCAGTCGTTGATCCAAGAATCAATCACGCAGGCACAGCTGTTGCTTATGTGATCGAGCGTTCTTTGTATGTCACGGATATTGCAACGGACTGTGCCACCTGCATTGCCGCTGCGACGCATGAACATGAAACGTGGGGCCTTGCAGATTTTGTCGCGGCCGAAGAACTGGCTCGCTATCGCGGGTTTTGGTGGTTACCGGAATCTGAAGGTTCACTCCTAGTCGAATGCTTTGATGAAAGTAATGTCAATGAGTGGTGGATAGCCGATCCTGCGCAACCTGGCAACGAGCCGCAATCACGTCGCTACCCCGCTGCCGGAACAGCAAATGCAGTTGTGGAACTTTGGGTGATCAACGCCAATGGCGAACGCAAGCAAGTCATATGGGATCTTGACGCATTTCCTTATCTGGCAACTGTTACTCCATCAAAATTTGGAACTGTTCTCGAGTTGCTGAACCGCGAACAAAATCTTGTGAGCATTCAACTACTCAATAGCCAGACAGGCGAACTGACGGAACTTCAAAGGCGAAGTGATGCTGCCTGGGTTGACGTGATGTCAGGTGTTCCTTGCCTTGATCGTGAACAACAACTCATCGAAATCGTGAATGACGTCTCATCGGATACCTACCGTTTAACGCGCGCCGATGAGTTCGTGACGCCCGCTGGACTACAGGTGCGCGCACTCATCGATCACGACACAACAAGCGCAGTTGTCGCCGCGTCACGCGAAGCAACAACTCAGGCGCTGTATCGAGTCAACTTTGAATCCGGTGTGATGACTGCGCTGACTGATGAGCAGTCATGGTCAACAGGTGTCGTGAGCGGGGATACATCTGTCATCGTTCAAGCTGATGCATTAAAACCTCACACCACCTTTACTGCGCTCAATGTGGATAAGCCGCACGTGATTGCCAATCACGCAGAAACCCCAAACATCAACGTGCGCCCGCACTACGTGCAAGCAGGTGAGCGATCGCTGGAAACCTGTGTGTTGTGGCCGACAGGCCATGTTGCTGGGTCAAAGAAACTTCCAGTGATCCTCTCGCCTTATGGCGGGCCACATGGTCAACGCGTGATGCGTAACGCCGCTGCATTCACTACCGAGCAATGGTTTGCTGATCAAGGTTTTGCGGTGATCGTCACTGATAACCGAGGCACTCCAGGTCGCGGGCCCGCTTGGGAACGCGCCGTGCACAACGATCTTGCGACGTTTCCAGTTGCCGACCAAGTTGATGCATTACTGGCACTAGCGCAGGAACAACGTGACCTCGACATCACGCGCGTTGGTATTCGCGGCTGGTCCTTCGGCGGTTACTTGGCAGCCCTTGCTTTGATGGAACGTCCAGATATTTTCAGTGCTGCTGTTGCAGGCGCACCTGTGACCGACTGGGCTCTCTATGACACGGCATATACCGAGCGCTACCTAGGTACACCGCAAGGAAACCCGAGCGCCTATGCAAGTACATCCTTGTTAAATAAGGCAGACACGCTTGAGAAACCACTACTCCTTATTCATGGATTAGCTGATGACAACGTCTTTGCAGCGCACACCTTGCAGCTCTCCAGCGCATTGCTCGCTGCAGGCAAATCACATTCAGTAGTCCCACTGAGCGGTGTCACACACATGACCCCACAAGAAATAGTCGCCGAGAACTTGCTGCGACTAGAAGTTGAATTCTTTCGCAGCCATCTCGGCGACTAG
- a CDS encoding ferredoxin family protein encodes MTYVIALPCVDLKDKACIEECPVDCIYEGDRMLYIQPDECVDCGACEPVCPVEAIYYEDDVPEEWTAYTAANAEFFNELGSPGGAAKLGAQTFDVPVVAALPKQEHEH; translated from the coding sequence ATGACCTACGTCATCGCGTTGCCATGTGTTGATCTCAAAGACAAGGCCTGCATTGAAGAATGCCCGGTCGACTGTATTTACGAGGGCGACCGCATGCTCTACATCCAGCCAGATGAGTGCGTGGACTGTGGCGCCTGCGAGCCAGTGTGTCCAGTAGAAGCTATCTATTACGAAGACGACGTCCCTGAAGAGTGGACCGCCTACACCGCTGCGAACGCAGAGTTCTTCAACGAGCTCGGCAGCCCAGGTGGCGCAGCAAAGCTTGGTGCTCAGACCTTCGACGTGCCTGTTGTTGCAGCATTGCCTAAGCAGGAGCACGAACACTAA
- a CDS encoding citrate synthase — translation MSEYAVKYPGGELDLPEVPSTVGEPGLNIAPFMKTTGHVTLDYGFMNTAACSSAITYIDGDAGILRYRGYPIEQLAAQSTFLESAYLLINGELPTAAQLSAFEAEIDKHREVPAELKNLFKGFPTSAHPMPMLSAAVSALSTYYQNELDPADKAGVELSTFRLLGALPTLAAYAYKHTQGEAFVDPDASLGYVANFLNMTFGKAGVAPSLNPAVVSAVDTLLLLHADHEQNCSTSTVRMVGSADANVYGSVAAGIQALFGPLHGGANQAVMEMLQEISDAGGDVAEFVTKVKNKEDGVKLMGFGHRVYKSYDPRAAIVKGHVDNVLDALGVEDPLLEIARTLEATALSDDFFVSRKLYPNVDFYTGIIYKAMGFSTDMFTVLFALGRLPGWVAQWREMVEDPTTKIGRPRQVYVGADKRDYVAIAGR, via the coding sequence GTGTCTGAATACGCAGTCAAATACCCTGGTGGCGAACTTGATCTCCCTGAGGTCCCGTCCACTGTTGGCGAGCCTGGTCTCAATATTGCGCCATTTATGAAGACCACCGGGCACGTGACGCTCGACTATGGATTCATGAACACCGCAGCGTGCTCATCAGCCATCACCTACATCGACGGTGACGCTGGCATCCTTCGTTACCGCGGCTACCCAATTGAGCAGTTGGCGGCGCAGTCAACGTTCTTGGAGTCGGCCTACCTGCTCATCAACGGTGAACTTCCAACCGCGGCTCAATTGTCAGCGTTCGAAGCTGAGATTGATAAGCATCGCGAAGTTCCTGCCGAACTTAAGAACCTGTTCAAGGGTTTCCCAACGAGTGCGCACCCAATGCCAATGTTGTCGGCAGCCGTGTCAGCACTCTCGACGTACTACCAAAATGAACTTGATCCAGCAGACAAGGCTGGCGTTGAGCTTTCAACCTTCCGTTTGCTCGGTGCATTGCCAACCTTGGCTGCATACGCCTACAAGCACACTCAGGGTGAAGCCTTCGTTGATCCAGATGCTTCCCTTGGTTACGTTGCAAACTTCCTCAACATGACCTTCGGCAAGGCTGGCGTTGCTCCTTCTTTGAATCCAGCAGTTGTCAGCGCAGTCGACACCTTGTTGCTTCTTCATGCTGATCACGAGCAGAACTGTTCAACCTCAACTGTTCGCATGGTCGGTTCAGCAGATGCCAATGTTTACGGCTCAGTTGCTGCAGGCATTCAGGCACTCTTTGGCCCACTGCACGGTGGCGCGAACCAAGCAGTGATGGAAATGCTTCAGGAGATTTCTGATGCAGGCGGCGACGTCGCGGAGTTCGTCACGAAGGTGAAGAACAAAGAAGATGGCGTCAAGCTCATGGGCTTTGGTCACCGCGTCTACAAGAGCTACGACCCACGCGCAGCAATTGTGAAGGGTCACGTCGACAACGTGCTTGATGCACTTGGCGTTGAAGATCCACTTCTTGAAATTGCACGCACCCTTGAAGCAACTGCTTTGAGCGATGACTTCTTTGTGTCCCGCAAGCTGTATCCAAACGTGGACTTCTACACCGGCATCATCTACAAGGCCATGGGTTTCTCAACCGACATGTTCACCGTGCTGTTCGCGCTTGGCCGTTTGCCAGGTTGGGTTGCTCAGTGGCGTGAAATGGTGGAAGACCCAACCACAAAGATTGGTCGACCACGTCAGGTGTACGTCGGTGCAGATAAGCGCGACTACGTAGCTATTGCTGGACGTTAA
- a CDS encoding DUF1801 domain-containing protein, translated as MSAKEIDAYLKSVTEPQRSTLQEVRTRILALLPDCEECISYGMPAFKVRGKVMAGFAAAKNFNSYYPHSGSILNQFESELAGYTGTKSALHFPKDKPLPKALLKKLIDAKYELAFGKDSL; from the coding sequence ATGTCAGCCAAAGAAATTGATGCGTATTTGAAGAGCGTCACGGAACCGCAACGTTCCACTTTGCAAGAAGTGCGCACCAGAATCCTGGCGCTATTGCCCGATTGCGAAGAATGTATTTCGTACGGCATGCCGGCCTTTAAGGTGCGTGGCAAAGTGATGGCGGGGTTTGCGGCGGCGAAGAATTTCAATTCCTATTACCCGCATAGTGGGTCGATCTTGAATCAGTTTGAATCCGAGCTTGCGGGCTATACGGGCACCAAGAGCGCTTTGCACTTCCCCAAGGACAAGCCGTTACCCAAAGCGCTACTCAAAAAGCTGATAGATGCGAAATATGAGCTGGCCTTTGGCAAGGATTCCCTCTAG